In Mugil cephalus isolate CIBA_MC_2020 chromosome 7, CIBA_Mcephalus_1.1, whole genome shotgun sequence, the sequence GGGGCCACGTGGCAGGCCAGGAAGGCCAGTCTGTATGACAGCTCTCTGACTCCCAGAGCTTTCAGTCCTCTCAGACCCTCCGACTCAAAGCCCTGAGGACCTCCACCGACACGGGTGCCGGTTTCTGCTCGCACGCCTGCAGACATGACATCCATACAGGCGTCAACGACACCGACGTTGGTTTCTCACAGTATTTCACTAGTTGTGCTGCAAACCGTACCAGGAGTGGTGAGCTGAGAGACGTCCGGAACCACAATGAGGGTCCCGGTGAAGTCACAGCGATCGCCGGCCTGAGCCATCTCCACAGCCTCTGCCCTCAGGACGATCTCCAGGGAGCGGGGGATTGAACCACGAGGCAGCTCCGCCTGCGTCTCTTGGATGCGCACCTGAGCACATAAGCTTGAAATTAGTTTACACCGCCTTCTCCCCCATACACCGAAACACTTTGAGTCTCCACAGTTACCTTCTGAAAGTCGATGAACTTGGACTTGTGTGTGTCGAGGTGGAAACGGGAGCGGTTGTTGCAGACGGGATTCCTGCAGATGGTTGGTGGGGAGTATTTGAACTGCTGAGGGACATCTTTGATCACTGCCTGGCAGTCCATGCACAGGAAGGTACCGCTCACCTGAAACCACAAAGCACACTAATGTAAATAACACGTATCAATCGTAACCTTACGCATGCATGCGTTGTGTTCACAGCTCAATATCTTACCAGTTCAGGATGGACTGGGTGTGTCCTCACCACCTGACCACTGATCCTCACCAGGGTACCAATACGCATGGAGGACAGCTCACGGATTCTATATTATACACGGGAAAAAAGGGTTATAGTTCTTGAAACCCCTCTTTCTTGCCATACTTTGTACTAAAGCCAAACAGATTTGTCCCGTGTCTTACTTGTGTCTGGTGGGCAGATCCTCGATGGCCATGTAGAACTCTTTGTTCAGAGGAACGTTCCCATGGTCCCGAGCAAAGTTTCGCACTGCCCGACAGAGGAAGGGATGCACTCTGAAAACAAAGAATTCAAGATATAATTTACAGACCAAATTACAGTGGTTCACTGGAGATCACAAACAAGTCAGGGGTCGGAAGGGAGCATCGTTTTCATGTGGGTAGCTCACCTGTAGTACTCCTCCTGGATGGTAGTAGCCAGCTCCTGGTTGAAGCCCTCCAGGTCTGTGTAGCTCACCAACAAGGTGTTTCTCTCAGGCCTGATCAGCTCCTCGGCCTCCCGGACATATTTCACCTCCCCATCCGCTGTCTGAAACCTGCACAACGGTACAAGCAACGGATAAACTATAAAACACGATACATCGGACGAAAACCTGTCGATCAACACAACACCGGACACTCATGGTCATGATGAAGAACTGAGATCATGCGATCGACTCGTGCACAGCGCATTTGGGCCGACAACAATACAATAAAGCATGAGGCTGCCTGACTTACTCCTCTAAGAAAGCCTGGAATAACTTCTGGCATTTTTCCGCCAACTCGTCTTTCACCATGGTCCCGGCATTCTCCGCGGTAGCTGTAGCGACATCCATGCTGCCACTCTGTCAGAAAAgactcaaaaacaaaagctgaagtAGAAATGAAGCGGAGCAGGACTGGGTCTCTCTCCACAGATTCACACGGCGAGCTTAGGTCCGGACAACAGAGGCCAGTTTCGCGCGAAAAGTGAGACCACGTGACGTTTGGCGCGCCGCTTTCGACCAATCCGCGACGCCCTGCGAATATCCGGGAGATTCTGGCCAATCAGAGACGACGACGTAAACTGACGCGGAGAACCGTCTGTTCTTTCCCGCGACACGTTTCCTGCTTCAGGCCACACAGGCGATGGTTCAGACTGATAAAGTTGATAAAAGGCTGAAGTCTTCTCTCTCTGAGTCTCTGTTAAGCACGTGATTATATTAATTTAACCTTAACTATGATACAGATGAGGCTTCAAAATAAGGAAATGATTTGCAAAAGAAaactaattctgtacatttctTTGATTAcattgctcatttttattttactttaatttaatctcattttattttatcttttttatttatctttcttgtggttttatgagtgtttacttttatttgcaacaAAGCTATGACTAAGCAACGACAAAGTTAATTTACCTTGTGGATCGTAAGTCTAAGTAAAGTCTAAAACTCACTAATGATGCACGGTGCATTTTCAGAGGCAGTGTCAGATCctgcactgtaaaacatttccacTCAGTAAACTTAGAAagttcacctgctgcttaaAAATGCCAGTAAATGCAATCTGAAGATAACCTCTGTTTCAACTTGAAAAGCTCAGTCATAGCGAATGGTCATTGTTTCAACTGGATAGTTCAAAACTCATGTTATCTCATGAAATGTACTCACAAATTCTCAATATTTCAAGTCACATTTCCAAGTAAAGGTCAATCATATCAATAGCCATTTTAAGTTGAGAGCACTAATGattttgtttgtactttgtaggaaattaaaatttgatccACCAGACACTTTGaaagtaaatggtcttgctcttatatagcgcttttctacctactcaaaggtactcaaagcgcttttacagtcagagacacatccacccatttgctcacacaagcacacacacattcacacacagcaaCTGGAGGTttagtatcttgctcaaggacacttcggcatatggcacactcagggggatcgaaccgctaacccttcggttcatggacaatccgctcaaAAGTGGATTTTAGAAGAGATCTATCAAGTTGTATTGCAAGTAAAAAAGATTAGAAACCTCAACCATAACACACTGTACATTGTACATGTTGCAATGCACTTatgttattgtatttattgtgtgtaaaaTACTAATTATATCTGACAGATGAAGGTAGTGGAGTATAAGCGTAATGCTTCCCTCTGAAATGTCGTACAGTACAGTAGTACTTGACAGTAAAATACGGTGTGTAGCTCAGGAGTGTATCAAAGAGAATACATAACACATTCATGGTATAATTTTAAACTTGCACACTGAGCATACTTTGACACAGGAGTGTTCGTGAGTGATCATTTAATAACACTGTAATAGTTATCATTACGTAAAATAGTTTTGTTATTCATACTGTATTTATACAGCGCAGTTGTAGTTTCAAAGTGgaaccactagagggcagtgaACTCTCATGTTTCTGAACATAATACAGCAACATGCTCCTGGCACAAAGCCCTTCAAATGAACCTAAACATGGAAATGGTGATAAATCGGTATTTGCTGCAGGAGTTGATTTTTGTCATAGCAGAGATACAGAGGCGGTAGCTGCTCATTTATCAGTTTTTACAAAGTTACAAATGCATCATAGTATTTGCACAGCGGGCCCCTCTGATAACACATTCAATTTCAGGATTGAAATGAATTGCTGAAAGGTTATTAAATGTGTGCTTAATAATGGCAGCTCTAATAGTAAACTGATGGAGGCTCAGAGGggacgaaaaagaaaaatgactatTGGAAACCTTTGGCAGAGCTGGTGGGTGAGAAGTCAGAGAACCATCATGTCCATGTTGCAGATAACTGTTCTGCTGGCTGCTCTGTCTACACCGACACCGTGTTTGTACATTTGAAGCAATTACCAGTCTAGTGGAAAACCACTGCTTGTGTAACAATTGTTGCAACACTGTCTTCTGTGGAAAAACATACCACAATCACAGTCAGAAGTTGTTTTGTCCCAAGTGAAGCTACAACTTTACAGCCATGTGTCGATATCAAGAAGAGAGCTTTGAGCTGGACTGTCAGTAGGACACGAATAAGACAATGAATATCATTATGAAACAAGTTTGAAGCCACTGAGCACACATTGGAAGGACTTTGATTGACCAGTGGATGAGGAGGCAGCAAagaaacagaacaatacacctGGAAACACAGAACCCAATCATATGTACCAAGACTGGGATTGTTTTACCTCAATCTAAATATTAGCTgattaaatgtcacaaactGATTAATAGATACACAACGATGGGAATATAGTTGTAAAAATATACAATGATATCTTAAAGATACGATGCATCCATGGCTTTGTGTAAAAACTTAATATTGTGCTGGTAATGTAACATGTGTTTAGAGGCTGCTTATAAATGGTAAATAGAAAGTATTACCAAGATAGTTTAGAATAAATCCTAACTGGATAGTTGACTGTCCTAGAGATGACTACTCCAGTTTGAGATCAGTGCCTTGTTCAAGGCTTAAATCAAGAGGGGACTGGAACACCCGGAGGAAACCCAAGCTGAACGCTGAGGTGGAAAACCAAGCTCCACACAAAAACCAGTCCCAGGACCATGTGTGTGAGTAACCACTGATTTCTCTTTAATATCTATTTCTGTTCCCATGTCATTCTCACGTCTCCACCTGCTGAGGTCAATACAAACACTCCCTACAGGCTATCGGTTTCACCTGTCACATTGTATTAATCCACTAGGAACAAAGCAGGAAGTTATTGCAGGCCATTTGGATGCGACCcagtctctctctgcctttttatttctccttttgtctTGACCTCTGGTTTTCCCACAATTGTTCACCGACAGGAAACTCAGCTTGTCTGAATATGAGGGAACCTGACCATCTgtaggcaaacacacaaaagccccacacacacactcacaacacatTAGTGCAAGATTAGCGTCATGGCAGCAATGGTTCATATATATGGGGGGGGTATGGGAGTGATGAGATTTATAACTAAAATTGAAGCACAGCTACATtccaccacagacacacatactgCTTCTAGTAGAAGTAATAGCCTGCATTCAGATTCACACATGGTATGAAAGGGTACTGTGGGTACGGATCAAAAACGACCTGTAGTAACACTTTTGTGGTACTGCCAAGCAGTAGACACCAAACCAGCTCATGCAGAGAGATGAAACTGTGATGGTGTCAGATAAGTGGCGAGAGGTGAAAAACACTTCAGCGGGAACAAAGAATTGTAAGAGGAGCAGGATGTGAAAGAGAAGAACGGAAAGATGATGTTAAAGGAGTTGTTTCCTGGTTTATTTGtattcacacagacacacatgtagTGTACTCCCATGCACTACATTTGAAATGACGCAGGGTGTTTACATCTGTGCTGCCAAGGCTTTATAGAACGTCTTATGGACAAACCCCCGACTTTAGGACACTGCAGCAGGACATCTGCGTTAAACGTAATGCCAAGACCACCAAGAAGTATTTATCAAGCCAGATAAtgaactgttttttattgacagACACTGAGTAGAACTGATATTAAGTTACAGGTTGTTTCAAGCGCATTCGAATTCAATCTGACCTACAGTCTTCATTTAATACCAACTGTACCTCTAACCTCAACCTACCCCAGACACAGGTATTATTAAGATTTGCTTTTTTGAGTTATCCACTCTGTTCCAGTGATTTTACCCAGCACACAATGCTCCTCTCTGGGTTGCATTTTTTCACCTCCGTCTAGTCCCGGTGGAACTCGTGGTCCCAGGCCTGGTTCTCCTGGTGTGTAACGGCATTATCTTCGACTGACGCTGTTGGAACGAGAACACACAACAAGTTTGTTGTGATATAGACTGAGCAGTGAAATTCTTGCTTTGCGGGTTCTCTTCaaacagatagaaaaaaaaataaataaaataaaccaaaattaagaaaatgaaCGTACTCCAAggataagaaataaaatcagtgaGTAACAGTATAAGCTGCAGTTGTCACAGTGGTAGGACAGTTCGAATGTGCAAATATTATCTAGATTGTTCAAATATGCAAAAGATATGTGCAAACATCACACTGCCGCCGATTCGTGCAGATGAGGCAATGAGACTGGATGTTAGAAAAAGTTCAAAGTACCAGTCAATTAGTTATGAGTCTGACTCAgtagcctgttttttttgttttttttgtctggttgtTCTTGCTCTCACACAGCTGTAACATCTGCCAGGTGACAAGAGTGTGAGAGAGTGTAGTCACGTCACATGTACAATTCCATTCAGTCACATCTTCCGATTCTCTTTGAACTGTGTATgttctttgttttagtgttttgtaTTTACAGTGAACAAGCCCAGTGCCATAGAATGTGCCAAAACACATAACTGAGActcaaaagtgaaaataaaattaacccTGAAATCATGATGCATCCATAACGTCCACCAGCATCCCACCATTAGAACCGGCTCTCAGTGAATCTGGATCAGATCTTTGTAATCCTTCACACTGACTGGTTTACTTAATAAcggctctctgtgtgtgttggtgagagCAGAGCTGTTTGGCTGTTTGATTGTTTTAGCTGCTTGTTTTTCCTAAAATGAGCAGCAGGAAGTCTTTCCTGTTTTGAATACACTATGAATAGAAGTGAAtagtgtgcatgcgtgtgtatgtttgtgtgtgagtatgtATGTGCCGGACGGTGGCAAACGTGTatatgtgttgtttcttttaaatattttttttttctccacacacacataagcctGTATCTACATACACTAGCCCATCACCCGTTGAAGAGATGCAGTTGCAGCGATGTGCGTGTGTGGGAGTCCTTCATTGTGTTGCAGAccgtattttttctttctgtctctctcacaactctcctcctcatcctctcctctttgcTCCAGGAAACCGGACGCAGTCACTTCCAGCTTATGTTTCTCTCGCTTCCCTTTGGAAGTAGGTATGTGGGAAGCACTTTGTTGCGTGTGTGCATTGAACTACTGGAAAACGGACCTACTGACCCCTTGGCGCTCCCTTCAGTCCCACGTAGACGGAGCAAACTGTTTATATCATCAACATAAATCCAACCTACACcaactgacacagacacacgccctccctccctccctccctccgtcgctacgacacaaacacacagactcagATACACCTGGCTATCACGCGTCACATCGAGCGCAGTTTCCAACCGGCTCTGCTGTGTTCACGCTCCGGATCAGTGGCTTCAGGTGGCACACAGATGGATGCTAATGAATTGTTTAAAGGGTAGTCAGGATGACGATTGATAAAACTGAAGGCACAtgagcaaatacttttttttttaaatctgcactgTGAATGACCAATTCTGCCCTAAGGCACgcaaaacattaaatacaacaGTAGTGTTTCCAGAAAACAAGCAGGATTTTAATCCTTGATGACGGGAAACAACCTGCAATTAAAGACATTTGATCCTGACTTTTTGATCTTCCCATTCCACCTTTCCTGTCCctttatgtgttttctgtgataaagtTGTAATTCCATCATCTAATTACTCTTCTGGAAAACATTATTTGGATGTTTGCTGTTTTAATGATATCAATCTCACCCTCTGAGAATGGGAGTGGGTGAGGGTGGGTTTAGCTGCGGCTGAGTGGTTCATGCTGTTTCACACAGGATGcgagaaaaatatatatagacatttaaaaaaacagaaacacaaatgtatgtttttctttcatattttattataaacatCCAGGATGGAGAATACAGGCACAGCAGTATGACAACGCTATTTACAGGAGAAACCCCACAGTGAGGGACAAGAGCAGTCATGGGCCAGCAGACTGCTCCTTATACTCTGTGTAAATTtcctcacacacaaatatttatttttaattatgtacagtatttacagtacattGGCTACGACAACACAAGCAAACTCTAGCTGGAATGTAAACTGGAGGATTCAGACTCGGTGGTTGTGGAGGCCCCGGGGCGTCTTCGAGGTAAGCTCTTCAAACTGGAGATGCGGCTCAGAGTGAGGGCTCGGCGGGCCGAACTCTTGAACCCAGCCCCGAGGAAAGCGTACAGCAGCGGGTTCAGGCAGCAGTGAGTGAACGCCATGGGCTCGGTCACCGTCAGCCACACGCCTAAAATAGCCTCCAGTCTGCAGCTCCGCGGGAGGACCTCCAGGCGCAGCAGAGCGTCCACGGAGATCCCCGCGCCGTAGGGGAGCCAGCACACGAAGAAGCAGAGCACCAGGGCGATGGTGGTCCTAACAGCCCGCCGCTTCTGTCTCTGGCCCCCCAGCGGGCCTCGGGTCAGCCTGGTGACGATAACGCAGTAACACACCAGGAGAACCAGGCCTGGAACCATGAGTCCCACCAGGACTAGCTGGAGGTGAAAGACTGCAACCCACAGAGGAGCATTGTCTGCTGGGTAAAACCGCTGGCACAGAGTGgacccctctcctccctcctgagtCCGGGCAAAGATCAGATCTGGTACGGCCAGCAGGGCAGCAGGCAACCAAGCACCTGTAGAGAGGAAGAAGGCAAAAATACTTAGAAAAAAGCAGAGTGGATTAGAGTAGAGAGAAGGGTCCAACGTTGTCGAGATACTTGCCTACATACACCAGTTTATGTGCCAGCAGCTGCCTCAGCCCACCGGTGTTGGTGTCTGTGGCTCGGACCACAGCCAGGTACCGGTCCAGGCTGATGAACGCCAGAATGAGCACGCTGCCGTACAGGTTGACGGTGTAGATCACCTGCACACCAATGCAAACGGCTTCTCCAAAGCGCCAGTCGGACAGGGCCGCGTCCAAGGCCCAGAACGGCAGCGCCAGAACGAAGAGGAGATCAGCAGCCGAGAGGTGGAGCCGGTACCGATCCGTGAGGCTGCATTTCGACCTGCAGGCAAAGATATCCAGTCATTCTCATTTCAAGTGGCAATCAAATTTTCCTGGAGCCAAAGCTGCGGCTGCGagtcccccacccaccccctcacCTGCGCTGGCAGCCCAGGACTACGACCACCAGGCCATTCCCGGTGATGCCCAGGGTGAAGATGAGGACGTAGACCACTGGCAAGAAAATCCTCTGAAGCTCATCAGTGATCACATTCTCCACGTCACAGGGCTCCTCCAGATCCGCTCCCAGGtccccagaaccagaaccagaccccgTTTCATTGTAGTCGGAGTCGAAAAGGATATGCTGGAGACAGATGAAAGACGATGATAAGGGAAAAGATCA encodes:
- the LOC125010470 gene encoding C-X-C chemokine receptor type 4-like, which encodes MSYYEHILFDSDYNETGSGSGSGDLGADLEEPCDVENVITDELQRIFLPVVYVLIFTLGITGNGLVVVVLGCQRRSKCSLTDRYRLHLSAADLLFVLALPFWALDAALSDWRFGEAVCIGVQVIYTVNLYGSVLILAFISLDRYLAVVRATDTNTGGLRQLLAHKLVYVGAWLPAALLAVPDLIFARTQEGGEGSTLCQRFYPADNAPLWVAVFHLQLVLVGLMVPGLVLLVCYCVIVTRLTRGPLGGQRQKRRAVRTTIALVLCFFVCWLPYGAGISVDALLRLEVLPRSCRLEAILGVWLTVTEPMAFTHCCLNPLLYAFLGAGFKSSARRALTLSRISSLKSLPRRRPGASTTTESESSSLHSS